The following nucleotide sequence is from Deltaproteobacteria bacterium HGW-Deltaproteobacteria-2.
CAACGTTCCCATTCTGTAGCACAGGGAAGATTATTATTTTTGAGTAGATTAACGATTGCCTCTTCATTAAAGCGCAAATAAGGGTTGATCTGGCGTTCGTCGGCTATGGTTGAATAGACGTGATTGCCGTTATATGATTTCAGGTAGCGATCAATATGTTCATTATTTGGTTCCAGATGCCTGGCGAAGGCAAGGGAATCGTTAATATAATCATGACCGGCGTAAATTATTGTTTCATCGGGTAAGGCCATCAACCGCTTAATGGATAGATAAAAATTTTTCTGATTGCCGGAAAAACAATTACCCACTGTTCCGTTAAAAATAGTATCGCCGGTGATTAAAATGCTTCCCGTATGAAAGCAAACAGAGTCGTCCGTATGTCCGGGAGTCCGGTAAACCAGGACTGTTTCTCCATCAATCATAATTTTGTGATTGTCGGAAAGGGTAGCAGAATTTAAAAATTTTGCGCAGGTAGATTTAAGCAGGTGATCATTGCCGGATGTGTGATCGTAATGCGAATGTGTGTTGGTAACAAATTCAAGCGCCAGGTTAGTGGTTTTCAAAAAAGACAGTATTTCTTCCCATGCACCGCCATCAACAGCCATTGCCTGTTTTTTCCCATGTATTACGTAGGCGAAATTATCAGATCCATAACGAAATTGCTCAATATTTAACATATAAAACCTTATTATAAAGTCCTAAAATATTTTATTGCTAGACATTGATTTTAATCAGGACTAATTATTTAATGTATTGAATATAATGAAAATGGCATTTATGTGTCAAGGTAATCGTAAAAATCGATTTCGTATAGGCTATTCACATTTTTAGAAAACATTTGACAAATTAAGGTCTTGGTAATAGTATTACAGGGCTTTTTACAATGGAGGCGCTATAAGCGCTTTTTTTAATTTTCAGGTTAATTATTTCAGGGGTGATTTTCAAACAGTGCAAAGAATTATGACAAAAAAAAGAGCATTGAAGATTATTGCCAATTTCCCCCATGCGGGTGTTCTTGTGGTCGGAGATGTGATGGTTGATCATTTCATCTGGGGAAATGTTTCCCGTATTTCACCTGAAGCTCCTGTGCCTGTAGTTGATGTCCAAAAAGACAGCATTTTGCTTGGTGGCTGTGCCAATGTGCTCAATAACATTTACGCGATGGGAGGTAAAGTTTATGTGGCCGGTGTTATCGGAGCCGATAATATAGGGAAAAAACTGCTTGTGGAGTTGCACGGACGAAAGATTGACACAAAAGGCATTGTCGTGGAAAAGGGACGGCCGACTACTCTGAAAACGAGAATTGTCGCGCACGGACAGCAAATGGTGCGTTTCGACAAGGAAAACAGAAAGCCTATTCCTAAATCCAGCACCGATAAAATTCTGGAATATGTAAAATCATTGCGCGGAAAAATCGGAGCCATTGTTATTTCCGATTACAACAAAGGAGTTATTTCCAGCGAGCTTATCGAAGGAATAAAGAAAATAGCGGAAGATTCAAAAATATTCATTTGTCTTGATCCGAAACAAAGCGATTTTTCCATATATAAAGGGGTGCATGTGATTACTCCTAACCATCATGAAGCCCAGC
It contains:
- a CDS encoding hydroxyacylglutathione hydrolase; translation: MLNIEQFRYGSDNFAYVIHGKKQAMAVDGGAWEEILSFLKTTNLALEFVTNTHSHYDHTSGNDHLLKSTCAKFLNSATLSDNHKIMIDGETVLVYRTPGHTDDSVCFHTGSILITGDTIFNGTVGNCFSGNQKNFYLSIKRLMALPDETIIYAGHDYINDSLAFARHLEPNNEHIDRYLKSYNGNHVYSTIADERQINPYLRFNEEAIVNLLKNNNLPCATEWERWNSLMSIE
- the rfaE1 gene encoding D-glycero-beta-D-manno-heptose-7-phosphate kinase; the encoded protein is MTKKRALKIIANFPHAGVLVVGDVMVDHFIWGNVSRISPEAPVPVVDVQKDSILLGGCANVLNNIYAMGGKVYVAGVIGADNIGKKLLVELHGRKIDTKGIVVEKGRPTTLKTRIVAHGQQMVRFDKENRKPIPKSSTDKILEYVKSLRGKIGAIVISDYNKGVISSELIEGIKKIAEDSKIFICLDPKQSDFSIYKGVHVITPNHHEAQRAAGMEITNADDLQRLSESLLKKYAFHAMLITRGEEGMSLFENGRKIVHTHFSTQAKEVYDVTGAGDTVIGMLALGLAARANIKEATCLANLAAGIVVGKIGTATVSQKELIEVL